In Phalacrocorax carbo chromosome 1, bPhaCar2.1, whole genome shotgun sequence, the genomic stretch GGGTGCCTGAAGGTGCAGGAGGCAGAGTTACATGGTTTACACTTTAGAATGTGTTTCCAAACATGCTTTTAGGAAAAAGAGCTCTTTAGTCCCTGTTGAGAGTGAataaatgtttgggttttttcctagtCCTGGTACAAAGCAAATAACTGAAGTCTGAAGAATTCCCCAGTACTGAAACAAGCAGTGCTTAGGAAGGACAGAAAATAGTTAACTCTGAAAACAGGTGactcaagtgaaaaaaaaaaattaattcaagatGTGAACTGTGGCAATGAGTACTTGGGGTAAGAAATTCTTAAAGATGGTTTTCTTCCCTATGCTCTTTGTTCCTCATTGTCTGTATGCTAGTATTATCTACTTCTGGTTTGTCCAGATATGTTCTGCTTTGTTGTTCAACCAGTGCTGCAGAAGAAACATTTGTACCTGGAATTTCCTAGCTTGGGTGCTTGTAGTCTGTACAGTTATTCTGCTGCTTCATTGTGCATTTCTCACTAACCTGCAATACCGCATGTGCTGAACCTCCAACACATCTTACTAACTAGATCTGGTTCTTTGGAGGTGTGTCATGTAGCACCTCTTGGggcagaattttctttttttcagtaactacTGTTTGTATAGAGGATCAGGCAGCCTTCAGGAAACTGCTACTGCAATTCAGACTTGACCTGAAGGAATTCCCTGGAGGCATGGTAGGCTCGTTAAGTCTCCTTGATGCTTTTGAGACATCAAATTAGGAAGGGAATTAATGTCGGTATCTTGTATATTTTCACTGTGCTTAAATGTTAAAAACGTCTTTGCCTTGAATCACAATTATGTGGTAACGCTTCCTATGAGATTGATCAAATTTGATAGTGTGAGCCCAAATTGCTCTGCAAATAAGTGTATCCAGTCAAACTGCAATGATGAAGTAAAATGGACCAGTTATTCAATGTGAGTCAAAAGGGTATCAGAAGAGTAGTGAACTAAGGGTATCAGAAGAGTAGTGAACTCAGCAGAACCGATCCCTTGTTCTTATGTTGTGTGAATTTCAGAGCtgcaaatttcaaaatattttccaaaggtGAAGCTTGTGTCCAGCTGGCTTCTCCTTGGGAACAAGTTGCTGAATTTACAAAATCATGCTTCTGCCATATCAGACTGATGCCttaacagaaacacaaagtATGTTGGAGTCTGCATGGTATGTCCTGGTTTTCTCATTAGGAAgcacttctgcagctgcagcacagattTCATTGCCTCGTGTCACAGCACACAACTGTCATTTTCTGACTTCATTTCAGCAACCTTAAGTGAAGgggaaatgtgttttccttagGTGCCTAGAAAAAATAAGGTTCAGATTAAAAGTGCTTTCAACCCTGGCTTGATCATCTGCCTGACAGTATCAGTGAACTTTTGGTTAGTAATTTGGCATAAATACTAAGGCTGGTGAATCAGCTGGAGGGACAGCAGGGGAATTCTTCCCATGTTTGTGTAAGACCAGGCAGAAGACAAACTAATTATCCTCTACTTTAAAGCAGACGAGGAATTCTAAGGACAGCTATTTTAATGGCAAGTATATGCTTGTAAATTTCTAgtttctccttaaaaataacAGGTTTTGAGCAATAGTTGCTTTCATACCGCAATACTTCCAGTGtttctttccttgaaaatgCTGAATGCTGTTTATTCCCTTGTGAAAACTGTCAAGAACCAATGTAATTTCTAAAATCAACTaatccttttttccattcctttaaAGTTACTTGTATGTTCCTCAAGGCAAAGATTTTCTGTCTGCTCAAGTCTGTATCAGGCCCAAAATCTCATCTTGGTTAAAAGTTCCTATAAGACTGGTTTGGGAAAGTGCTAAAGGATATGCTTATGCTTCACTGATCTGAATGCTGTGCTGATTAGTGACTGTCTCGATTGCAAGCAGTGAATGGCACCTCTTGAACTTCAGAAATGTGCAGGTTCTTTTCATCTTTGTGCATGTCACAGCGCATTCCTTATTGCTTAAAATTGTATCTGGAGCTTTTGATATACGGCAGatttagaaacaaattaaaaccttGATTTCTGAGGACAGGTGACTAGGAGAGCCTTAGCCATATAAGTTGTAGCAGGCATTATATACTGATCTCCAGCATCAGTAAAACTGCTACTATGTTCTGTAAAGTCTAATTTGATGTCCCTCAAGCATGCTTCCTGATGTTACAGGACTGTTGCCTTGAAGATTCATTGGAGGAATTGTTAGCTTATCATGGTAGCACATCTATGGTTGCCTTGTTGCAGACATTTTAGGGAGTCATGAAAGCGGCATTTGAGAAACAAGGATCTGGAAAATTTAATAGCATCTAGCAGCATCACAGTATATGTGCTGTATTTTTTCAATTATCTGTAGACATCTGACTTCGAAGAAAATACTGAGTTTTGAAGTGATTTAGGCAGGATGGCAGGTTGAAGAATGCATGGCGAAGCACAGAGTTCATGCCTTTCTTGTTAACTGggtgtgtatttattttcaattttaggTTGGAGGCAGTAAGCACACAATGAATGAGCACCTCCATGTTGGTAGCCATGGACAAATCCAGGTTCAGCAGCTGTTTGAAGATAATAGTAACAAGAGGACGGTTCTGACAACACAGCCCAATGGACTTACAACGCTAGCCAAATCTGGATTGCCAGTGGttcaggacagacagacagagagtGCTCACAGACGACAAGGGAGCTCCAGCTCTTTAAAATCTACAGATGGAACAGGGAAGGTGAAAGCCTCCGTTATGACACCGGAGCAGGCAATGAAGCAATACATGCAAAAATTAACAGCTTTTGAGCATCATGAGATTTTTAGCTACCCTGAAATATACTTTTTGGGTCCAAATGCAAAGAAGCGGCAAGGTGTGATCGGTGGTTCAAACAATTGTGGGTATGATGATGACCAAGGGTCTTATATACAAGTACCCCATGATCATATTGCGTACAGATATGAAGTCCTGAAAGTTATAGGGAAAGGAAGCTTTGGGCAGGTGGTGAAGGCTTATGATCACAAGATGCATCAGCATGTGGCACTAAAAATGGTGAGAAATGAAAAACGTTTTCACCGCCAAGCTGCGGAAGAAATTAAGATCCTGGAGCATCTCCGGAAGCAAGATAAGGATAACAACATGAATGTTATTCACATGTTGGAAAACTTCACATTCCGCAGCCATATCTGCATGACATTTGAACTGCTGAGCATGAACCTGTAtgaattaataaagaaaaacaagtttcagGGCTTTAGCCTGCCTTTGGTCCGCAAGTTTGCCCACTCAATTTTACAGTGCTTGGATGCTTTGCACAAAAACAGAATCATTCACTGTGACCTTAAACCTGAGAACATTCTGCTGAAGCAACAGGGTAGAAGTGGTATTAAAGTGATTGATTTTGGCTCAAGTTGTTATGAGCATCAGCGCGTCTACACTTACATTCAGTCACGTTTTTACCGTGCACCTGAAGTCATCCTTGGTGCTCGTTATGGGATGCCCATAGATATGTGGAGCTTGGGCTGTATTCTAGCAGAGCTTCTCACCGGTTATCCACTTTTACCTGGAGAAGATGAAGGAGACCAGCTGGCTTGTATGATCGAGCTATTGGGCATGCCTTCTCCAAAACTCTTAGATTCATCCAAGCGAGCCAAAAACTTTGTGAGCTCTAAGGGTTATCCCCGCTACTGCAGCATCACAACCTTGTCCGATGGCTCTGTAATACTTAATGGTGGGCGCTCTCGGAGGGGAAAACTACGTGGCCCGCCAGAGAGCAGAGAATGGGGTAATGCATTAAAGGGATGTGATGATCCCCTGTTCCTTGACTTCTTAAAACAGTGTTTAGAATGGGATCCTGCTATCCGTATGACACCCAGCCAGGCTTTGCGGCATCCCTGGCTAAGGAGGCGGTTGCCAAAGCCTCCAACTGGGGAAAAGGCCTCGGCGAAGAGAATTACAGAGAGCACTGGTGCTATAACGTCGATTTCCAAGTTACCTCCAACTTCAAGCTCAGCTTCAAAACTGAGGACTAATTTGGCACAGATGACAGATGCCAATGGGAATATTCAGCAAAGAACAGTGTTGCCAAAACTCGTTAGCTGAGTTTGAAAAACCCAATGCTGTTAATATGAGAGATACAATGTGGCTGAGCCTTATTTGTATGAAAAAGTAGCTCAgatatatgtttttatttgctcAATAACTTTATTCATTTGTATCTTTCAACactcattttaaatgtaagaaatgttgattttgtttttataaaaacacGGGGACAATGCTTTAAGTTtttatacttattttttaaaatgtttgtcttcTACAGTACAATTAGCCTTACTGTAACTAGTGTGACACAGTAATAAACATCAGTGGCAGGCCACTGGTTACAACATGACTGTCATGCATTGCAGCGTGGTGTCAAAGATATTAACCTTTCTCTTCCATGGTTCGTATTAGGTTTCACCTGGTGTAAATTCAATAAGACTCTGCCTTTTGGATTTTATGGGTATGGGTCTTGGTTCTGCAAACGCTCACAACTAATGGCCGATGGAACTCCAGGGAGAATACTCAAAGAAATACAGTTAAGCGCCTGTAAACTTGTAATTTGAAGTGGGGCCATAGCATGTTATATTGTCATTTTCTGTATGGTAGCCCAGAGGGAGTAGTGGTATCACTAATGATACAGTCACCTCCTGTGGAATGCTTTCTCTATTCGAAAGTAATGTCTTTTGATCAAAACGAGCATTTAAATATAATGCAAAAAATAAGAACTTCCAGGGCTAAAATGACTCTTTTACCTTGCATGCTGTGTGGTAGAGTGAGAGGAAGGGGCAGTCTAAGAAAGAATGAAGATGTATGTATGTCTGTTCCTCTAAATCTGAAGGTGACTGATGAGTTGGTAAAGCAAAACGTTCTGGACTTCATTTCAGGCACATGCCATTGAGTATTCACGCTGGGCTTCTtgtccccacgcccccacccctgttttcttttctcttctaatGTGCAGCTTGGTGTCCCTAAATCACATAGGCAGAAGTGCTCATTCTGTCAGTTTTACACTGTAACTTCCAGACTGTTATGCTACATGGATTTCACagacagcttttatttcttctgacagTGTTTGTCTGAGTGACTGTGACCTCTCTGGTACATTTACACTTCAGATCAAATCGGCATGTCGGGGCAAACACTATGTTGCTACATTGCTTTCTGTAGAAGAGCACTTCACCTTAGACAGCATAACTGTAGATGGAAAGATCTCAGTGGAAAGCTTTTCACTTGGCAGACACCATTCTAGGTACTTTCTAATGAGGGGGAATTATCAAAGGAAAGTTAAATGGTTGGAATTTGATTTATTCTTTGGCTTTTGTAGctgaaaattaactttgaaGGAGCAGTTAGAGATATGTGTAGATTTGTTCGTGTGTGTGTGCTAAtgcttggtttttcttttttacttttaactgCATTCATGGAAGAAAGATGGTCTTTACTGAGAAATATCTAGACCTACGAGAGAAATATTCACGCATTGTAGCATGTTTTCAACAGGAACAGTTTGAAATTTAAGATCAAGATTTCATCACGTAGAATGGCTGTGGTCTACATTGGATGTGTAAAACATATGAAAAGGGAATTTTAAACAAAGTAGAACATAATCTAGAAGGGTTTATGGATGCTAGAACAAGACATACTAGAATGGATTGCATTAAACCTCAATAACTTTACTATAAGCAACATTTATATGCACAGATTTTACTGAGTTACTTGtacaaattatgaaaaatacttaaagCATGGTCCCCTGAGAGGCCAAGAAAGTTTCCGGTTAAGTTCTCCTTCATATTCATTACTTTACCACTTatagcttaatttttttgtttgtttgttcagtttatttttaatgcaagacTGGGGGAGGGatataaatgcaaaatgacAGAATTCTCAGGAAACATATCGCTTAACTTCTTGCCAAAAAGTCAACACCTAAAGAAGctccaaaaataatttctgagtaGAGGATGATATTTGTTGATTGATAACTGTAAAAATTAGAGCATCAGTCAACCAtttttcttacttctttttaaaaaaagatcgTTTCCTGCCTCTAGtctaattaaattatttagtgTTAAATGTTCACGACTTTATACAATGTGTGTAAGTGCAATATGTAAACATGTATGAGTTCATGTTAAAGATGAAATATAGTAATACAGCTAAGAAAAGTGGCTTTTGGAATATGAATATCCAGTAAGTTACGGTCAATAAATTCTAAGTCTGGAAAAGagatatattaattttcatataaaattaaCTGACTCTCATGACTGTGGGAATACAATACTATGTATTTTTCTACAGTAAGTGGGAATCTTTACTTCCTCCACCACCTACTTGGCTTTACCACTCCTGTCTACCTTAACTCTTCCTGCAAAAGTTAAGAAATAGGGATGCTTATGTTAGGGGCGGAagaagaatcacctcccttaaTATATATTAAAGGGAGCATTGACACATGTTCCTGCCTTTCATGGCAATTAAAGGTGAAAATGTTCATAATCTTCATGGTTCATTAATGGGCTAAAaccactgaattttctttttcacgtAACCAGTTCTTAATGCCAATAATGCATTTATGATCCACCTTCATAAATGCTACCGGAAACTTTAAGGCCAAAATATAGTGTGCAGAGCTATTTTTTTAACCCAGATACAGTGCAACTTCCTCTATACTAAAGGAGCAGCTCCATCGAGGTTTTTAAGTAGCGTAGCTGCTTTTTATTGTAGCTTATTTATACCTGTAAAAAAGGAGGGAGGGTGGGAAAGGACGTTGCCTCTTGCTTTGATGTGATTTTATTCTAAGGGCTCTGATAATTAGGCTGATAGAAGTTGGCTTGGAAACAGTGCTTAGTCTCACATGTTACCATTGTCTGGGGATGTCTGAGCTATTTTCAGATTTAGTGATAGCACAGTGTTGTCTTGTCTTTGGTTGCAGTCTCACTTG encodes the following:
- the DYRK2 gene encoding dual specificity tyrosine-phosphorylation-regulated kinase 2 isoform X1, which encodes MLTRKPSASAAAGAAYPAGRPGDSGRPLQSSPGTGAGVSRAGAGTGPPSPLALPPLRASNASHTVGGSKHTMNEHLHVGSHGQIQVQQLFEDNSNKRTVLTTQPNGLTTLAKSGLPVVQDRQTESAHRRQGSSSSLKSTDGTGKVKASVMTPEQAMKQYMQKLTAFEHHEIFSYPEIYFLGPNAKKRQGVIGGSNNCGYDDDQGSYIQVPHDHIAYRYEVLKVIGKGSFGQVVKAYDHKMHQHVALKMVRNEKRFHRQAAEEIKILEHLRKQDKDNNMNVIHMLENFTFRSHICMTFELLSMNLYELIKKNKFQGFSLPLVRKFAHSILQCLDALHKNRIIHCDLKPENILLKQQGRSGIKVIDFGSSCYEHQRVYTYIQSRFYRAPEVILGARYGMPIDMWSLGCILAELLTGYPLLPGEDEGDQLACMIELLGMPSPKLLDSSKRAKNFVSSKGYPRYCSITTLSDGSVILNGGRSRRGKLRGPPESREWGNALKGCDDPLFLDFLKQCLEWDPAIRMTPSQALRHPWLRRRLPKPPTGEKASAKRITESTGAITSISKLPPTSSSASKLRTNLAQMTDANGNIQQRTVLPKLVS
- the DYRK2 gene encoding dual specificity tyrosine-phosphorylation-regulated kinase 2 isoform X2, translating into MNEHLHVGSHGQIQVQQLFEDNSNKRTVLTTQPNGLTTLAKSGLPVVQDRQTESAHRRQGSSSSLKSTDGTGKVKASVMTPEQAMKQYMQKLTAFEHHEIFSYPEIYFLGPNAKKRQGVIGGSNNCGYDDDQGSYIQVPHDHIAYRYEVLKVIGKGSFGQVVKAYDHKMHQHVALKMVRNEKRFHRQAAEEIKILEHLRKQDKDNNMNVIHMLENFTFRSHICMTFELLSMNLYELIKKNKFQGFSLPLVRKFAHSILQCLDALHKNRIIHCDLKPENILLKQQGRSGIKVIDFGSSCYEHQRVYTYIQSRFYRAPEVILGARYGMPIDMWSLGCILAELLTGYPLLPGEDEGDQLACMIELLGMPSPKLLDSSKRAKNFVSSKGYPRYCSITTLSDGSVILNGGRSRRGKLRGPPESREWGNALKGCDDPLFLDFLKQCLEWDPAIRMTPSQALRHPWLRRRLPKPPTGEKASAKRITESTGAITSISKLPPTSSSASKLRTNLAQMTDANGNIQQRTVLPKLVS